A genomic window from Nocardioides jiangxiensis includes:
- a CDS encoding helix-turn-helix domain-containing protein, whose protein sequence is MSTNEAMPYDDHESGRESTSSVMLSAAPDAVEVRRNGGLAALLGGASCAVAIGYLARAVSTASVFDWALAAVLGVLGAYYLHAFVDARTPLMVADTQGVRIRLGRAWRGIPWGGLASVEVAPSTGFGRDGRLTLVPRNAERVLASFDASGRRQGRLAERLYGSPFAVPLGLSTRVAGVEEDLTTSLRQLAGSGARVVELVRDQSGAAVEVEVVETTADTADERSSRHLVDPRPAVAHAISSVSDALKARSEARAERRASKEEAAEEARLAAETAAAEAATPVVASPTPAPLREARAPRRAELTSVPAEQLDGRQLRRPGSVDLVEEKASWGDRVRPLARLRETVEPLVIDDFAVQPAADPVIGPDLKAARTRIGLSVEQLAERTRIRPHVIESIEVDDFVPCGGDFYARGHLRTLARVLGLDPAPLLATYDERYADAEINPRRVFEAELASGATGGMRSMRGGPNWSVLVAAVMAVVLAWSIARLVMDDPAEVRTPTAPSIVAGPDGSGVPNYIGAQPVKLHLEGLEDGARVVVKDDDGVAFRGSIAALGSQELTVMPPFTVSVKDQGAVQVTVDGKDKGVLDGATDETSRTFKPKQ, encoded by the coding sequence GTGAGCACCAACGAAGCCATGCCGTACGACGACCACGAGTCGGGGCGCGAGTCGACCTCGTCCGTGATGCTGTCGGCTGCGCCCGACGCCGTCGAGGTACGCCGCAACGGCGGCCTGGCCGCGCTGCTCGGCGGCGCGTCGTGTGCGGTCGCCATCGGCTATCTCGCCCGGGCGGTGTCCACGGCCTCGGTCTTCGACTGGGCGCTGGCCGCCGTGCTCGGTGTCCTCGGTGCCTACTACCTGCATGCCTTCGTCGACGCGCGTACGCCGCTGATGGTCGCCGACACCCAGGGCGTCCGGATCCGTCTCGGCCGCGCATGGCGCGGGATCCCGTGGGGCGGCCTGGCCTCCGTCGAGGTCGCGCCGAGCACGGGCTTCGGTCGCGACGGTCGCCTGACGCTGGTGCCGCGCAACGCCGAGCGCGTCCTCGCCTCGTTCGACGCCTCGGGTCGCCGCCAGGGCCGGCTCGCTGAGCGCCTCTACGGCTCGCCGTTCGCCGTGCCGCTCGGCCTGTCGACCCGCGTCGCCGGCGTGGAGGAGGACCTCACCACGTCCCTGCGCCAGCTCGCCGGCAGCGGTGCGCGCGTCGTCGAGCTGGTCCGCGACCAGTCCGGCGCCGCCGTGGAGGTAGAGGTCGTCGAGACGACCGCCGACACCGCGGACGAGCGCTCGTCGCGTCACCTCGTCGACCCGCGCCCGGCGGTGGCCCACGCCATCTCGAGCGTCTCGGACGCGCTCAAGGCCCGTTCCGAGGCGCGCGCCGAGCGTCGTGCCTCGAAGGAGGAGGCTGCCGAGGAGGCTCGCCTCGCCGCGGAGACTGCGGCAGCAGAGGCCGCCACGCCGGTCGTCGCGTCGCCGACGCCCGCCCCGCTCCGCGAGGCGCGTGCTCCGCGCCGTGCCGAGCTCACCTCGGTCCCGGCCGAGCAGCTCGACGGCCGCCAGCTCCGTCGTCCCGGCTCGGTCGACCTGGTCGAGGAGAAGGCGTCGTGGGGTGACCGGGTGCGCCCGCTCGCGCGGCTGCGCGAGACGGTCGAGCCGCTGGTCATCGACGACTTCGCGGTCCAGCCGGCCGCCGACCCGGTGATCGGTCCCGACCTCAAGGCTGCCCGCACCCGCATCGGCCTCTCCGTCGAGCAGCTCGCCGAGCGCACCCGGATCCGTCCGCACGTCATCGAGTCCATCGAGGTCGACGACTTCGTGCCCTGTGGTGGCGACTTCTACGCCCGAGGCCACCTCCGCACCCTCGCCCGCGTGCTCGGTCTCGACCCCGCGCCGCTGCTCGCGACCTACGACGAGCGGTACGCCGACGCCGAGATCAACCCGCGTCGTGTCTTCGAGGCGGAGCTGGCCTCCGGCGCCACCGGCGGGATGCGGTCGATGCGCGGCGGTCCCAACTGGTCGGTCCTCGTCGCGGCGGTCATGGCGGTCGTGCTCGCCTGGTCGATCGCGCGGCTGGTCATGGACGACCCGGCCGAGGTGCGTACGCCGACGGCTCCGTCGATCGTGGCCGGGCCGGACGGTTCCGGTGTGCCCAACTACATCGGCGCGCAGCCCGTGAAGCTCCACCTCGAGGGGCTCGAGGACGGGGCGCGGGTCGTGGTGAAGGACGACGACGGCGTGGCGTTCCGCGGCTCGATCGCGGCGCTCGGCAGCCAGGAGCTGACGGTCATGCCGCCGTTCACCGTGTCGGTCAAGGACCAGGGCGCCGTCCAGGTGACGGTCGACGGCAAGGACAAGGGCGTCCTCGACGGTGCGACCGACGAGACGAGCAGGACGTTCAAGCCGAAGCAGTGA
- a CDS encoding FtsK/SpoIIIE family DNA translocase gives MATRTSSPTGSRSKSTSPAPRTRSTGSQAKRPSSSARKPSQARPAPRAVRNGPGPIFRAFQALFRALAAVWMGLAAGVGSIARSIGHTAGELEPEHRRDGVGLSLIGLGIVVAAAVWWDLPGSVMEGTRTIVAGSVGKVAWFVPLALWFMGWRTLRDPERNGPVGRQVIGWSALVFGILGIVDIANGSPEPGDVAGLQAAGGAVGFVVSSLLMDLLQTPYVVVPLLALVSVFGILVISATPVYLIPTRLRELRDTLLGTHHLHDQQPMALQRGRNHTVGELEPFETPMLEEREVRKRKRLATGIEEADAVDVATSFTGTATPDDEPTGPIAGLVSKVAPKPRPKAEPKEKGDLEPPPHSQLPQRVEQLSLSGDITYTLPDSTVLKAGDAHQTRTKASDEIVGRLQGVLDEFGIDAQVTDYTRGPTVTRYVVEVGTGVKVEKILGIQKNIAYAVASADVRILSPIPGKSAVGVEIPNPDKEIVSLGDVLRSNAARNSPHPMVVGLGKDVEGGFVVANLAKMPHMLVAGATGSGKSSFINSMITSLLMRSTPDEVRMIMVDPKRVELTAYEGVPHLITPIITNPKKAAEALEWVCREMDMRYDDLANFGFRHIDDFNKAVKAGQVEVPAGSERVLAPYPYLLVVIDELADLMMVAPRDVEASVVRITQLARAAGIHLILATQRPSVDVVTGLIKANVPSRLAFATSSLADSRVVLDQPGAEKLVGQGDGLFLPMGASKPIRVQGAWVGDKEIDAVVKHVKGQLEPTYIEEVTAPAASSKVLDDDIGDDLDLVIQAVELVVSTQFGSTSMLQRKLRVGFAKAGRLMDILESRGVVGPSEGSKARDVLVKPDEVDSVIATLQGEM, from the coding sequence ATGGCGACCCGTACGTCTTCCCCGACGGGTTCGCGGAGCAAGAGCACGTCTCCTGCGCCTCGGACCCGTAGTACTGGCAGCCAGGCCAAGCGACCCTCGTCGTCCGCGCGGAAGCCTTCCCAGGCCCGTCCGGCACCGCGAGCCGTCCGCAACGGACCTGGCCCGATCTTCCGTGCCTTCCAGGCCCTCTTCCGCGCGCTCGCCGCGGTGTGGATGGGCCTGGCTGCCGGCGTCGGCTCCATCGCTCGCTCGATCGGCCACACGGCCGGCGAGCTCGAGCCGGAGCACCGCCGCGACGGGGTCGGACTGTCGCTGATCGGCCTCGGCATCGTCGTGGCCGCCGCTGTCTGGTGGGACCTCCCGGGGTCGGTCATGGAGGGCACCCGCACGATCGTCGCCGGCTCGGTCGGCAAGGTCGCCTGGTTCGTCCCGCTGGCGCTGTGGTTCATGGGCTGGCGCACGCTGCGCGACCCCGAGCGCAACGGCCCGGTCGGGCGCCAGGTGATCGGCTGGTCCGCGCTCGTCTTCGGCATCCTGGGCATCGTCGACATCGCCAACGGCAGCCCCGAGCCCGGTGACGTCGCGGGGCTGCAGGCCGCGGGCGGTGCCGTCGGGTTCGTGGTCAGCTCGCTGCTGATGGACCTGCTCCAGACGCCGTACGTGGTCGTCCCGCTGCTCGCGCTGGTCTCCGTCTTCGGGATCCTCGTGATCAGCGCGACGCCGGTCTACCTGATCCCCACTCGCCTCCGCGAGCTGCGTGACACCCTGCTCGGCACTCACCACCTCCACGACCAGCAGCCGATGGCGCTCCAGCGCGGCCGCAACCACACCGTGGGTGAGCTGGAGCCGTTCGAGACCCCCATGCTCGAGGAGCGCGAGGTCAGGAAGCGCAAGCGCCTCGCCACCGGCATCGAGGAGGCCGACGCCGTCGACGTCGCCACCTCGTTCACCGGCACGGCGACCCCCGACGACGAGCCGACCGGCCCGATCGCCGGCCTGGTCTCCAAGGTCGCCCCGAAGCCGCGCCCCAAGGCCGAGCCCAAGGAGAAGGGCGACCTCGAGCCGCCGCCGCACTCGCAGCTGCCCCAGCGCGTCGAGCAGCTCTCGCTCTCGGGCGACATCACCTACACGCTGCCGGACTCGACCGTCCTGAAGGCCGGTGACGCGCACCAGACGCGCACGAAGGCCAGCGACGAGATCGTCGGCCGCCTGCAGGGGGTCCTCGACGAGTTCGGCATCGATGCCCAGGTCACCGACTACACGCGTGGTCCGACGGTCACCCGCTACGTGGTCGAGGTCGGCACGGGCGTCAAGGTCGAGAAGATCCTCGGCATCCAGAAGAACATCGCGTATGCCGTCGCCAGCGCCGACGTCCGGATCCTCAGCCCGATCCCCGGCAAGTCCGCGGTCGGTGTGGAGATCCCCAACCCGGACAAGGAGATCGTCTCCCTCGGCGACGTGCTCCGCTCCAACGCGGCGCGCAACAGCCCGCACCCGATGGTCGTCGGCCTCGGCAAGGACGTCGAGGGTGGCTTCGTGGTCGCGAACCTCGCGAAGATGCCGCACATGCTCGTCGCCGGTGCCACCGGCTCCGGCAAGTCGTCCTTCATCAACTCGATGATCACCTCGCTCCTCATGCGGTCCACGCCGGACGAGGTGCGGATGATCATGGTCGACCCCAAGCGGGTCGAGCTGACGGCCTACGAGGGCGTCCCGCACCTGATCACGCCGATCATCACCAACCCCAAGAAGGCCGCCGAGGCGCTCGAGTGGGTCTGTCGCGAGATGGACATGCGCTACGACGACCTGGCCAACTTCGGCTTCCGCCACATCGACGACTTCAACAAGGCGGTCAAGGCCGGTCAGGTCGAGGTGCCGGCGGGCTCGGAGCGCGTGCTCGCGCCGTACCCGTACCTGCTCGTGGTCATCGACGAGCTCGCGGACCTGATGATGGTCGCCCCGCGCGACGTCGAGGCGTCGGTCGTCCGCATCACGCAGCTCGCGCGTGCGGCCGGCATCCACCTGATCCTGGCCACGCAGCGCCCGTCGGTCGACGTCGTCACCGGTCTGATCAAGGCCAACGTGCCGTCGCGCCTCGCGTTCGCGACCTCCAGCCTCGCCGACTCCCGCGTCGTCCTCGACCAGCCGGGTGCGGAGAAGCTGGTCGGCCAGGGTGACGGCCTCTTCCTCCCGATGGGCGCCTCCAAGCCGATCCGCGTCCAGGGCGCCTGGGTCGGCGACAAGGAGATCGACGCCGTCGTCAAGCACGTCAAGGGCCAGCTCGAGCCGACGTACATCGAGGAGGTCACCGCCCCGGCGGCGTCCAGCAAGGTCCTCGACGACGACATCGGCGATGACCTGGACCTGGTCATCCAGGCGGTCGAGCTCGTCGTGTCGACGCAGTTCGGCTCGACCTCGATGCTCCAGCGCAAGCTGCGCGTCGGCTTCGCCAAGGCCGGCCGCCTCATGGACATCCTCGAGAGCCGCGGCGTCGTCGGACCCTCCGAGGGCTCCAAGGCCCGCGACGTCCTCGTGAAGCCTGATGAAGTCGATTCCGTCATCGCGACCCTGCAGGGGGAGATGTGA